From Camelina sativa cultivar DH55 chromosome 7, Cs, whole genome shotgun sequence, one genomic window encodes:
- the LOC109124661 gene encoding uncharacterized protein LOC109124661 isoform X2, with protein MECVVPFRRCFCLNSPEIRHRIVNHSRRHLHISITSSSFASGLWPLSDKKNRFLSPLAQRSFLHRRTGSVEHLPLSMNSSVIGNSEEEVEEEEDDDADWESEFLGEIDPLDIQPPKKRKKQKNSKALDDTEGMDWCVRARKIALKSIEARGLSSRMAEMLPLKKKKKKRSKKVIVNKKEKVKSKSVPEDDFDTDEEDLDIEDGPVEDKMGDLRKRVSSLAGGMFEEKKEKMKEQLAQRLSQFSGPSDRMKEINLNKAIIEAQTAEEVLEVTAETIMAVAKGLSPSPLSPLNIATALHRIAKNMEKVSMMRTRRLAFARQREMSMLVALAMTCLPECSAQGISNISWALSKIGGELLYLTEMDRVAEVATSKVGDFNSQNVANIAGAFASMRHSAPELFAELSKRASTIVITFKGQEIAQLLWSFASLYEPADSLLESLDSSFKGCDQFKCCLTKEMANHDEVADVEVSNGASGSPALSFNRDQLGNIAWSYAVLGQVERPFFANIWNTLTSLVEQRLSEQYREDVMFASQVYLVNQCLKLECPHLQLSLCHGLEEKITRAGKTKRFNQKITSSFQKEVGRLLISTGLDWAKEHDVDGYTVDVALVEKKVALEIDGPTHFSRNSGLPLGHTMLKRRYVAAAGWKVVSLSLQEWEEHEGSHEQLEYLREILKGCI; from the exons CGCATCGTCAACCACAGCCGTCGCCATCTCCATATCTCTATCACCTCCTCCTCTTTCGCATCAG GGCTTTGGCCTCTCTCTGATAAGAAGAATCGATTTCTTTCTCCACTCGCGCAGAGAAGCTTCTTGCATCGCCGTACGGGCTCCGTCGAGCACCTTCCTCTTTCCATG AACTCGTCTGTGATTGGCAACTCggaagaagaagtggaggaagaagaggatgatgatgcaGACTGGGAGTCAGAATTTCTTGGGGAGATTGATCCGTTGGATATACAACCtccaaagaagaggaaaaagcagAAGAATTCGAAAGCCCTCGACGACACTGAAGGGATGGATTGGTGTGTCAGGGCAAGGAAAATTGCGCTTAAGTCGATTGAGGCAAGAGGATTGTCTTCTAGAATGGCAGAGATGTTGCctcttaagaagaagaaaaagaaaaggagcaaGAAAGTAAttgtaaacaagaaagaaaaggtcAAAAGTAAAAGTGTTCCCGAAGATGATTTTGAtacagatgaagaagatttGGATATTGAAGATGGACCGGTGGAGGATAAGATGGGGGATTTGCGGAAGAGAGTTAGTTCATTAGCTGGTGGAATgtttgaggagaagaaggagaagatgaaggagcAATTAGCTCAGAGGCTATCCCAGTTTTCAGGACCTTCTGATCGTATGAAGGAAATCAACCTGAACAAAGCTATAATAGAAGCGCAGACTGCTGAGGAGGTACTGGAAGTAACAGCTGAGACTATCATGGCTGTTGCCAAAGGTTTAAGTCCATCGCCATTGTCTCCCCTAAACATTGCTACTGCACTCCACCGAATTGCCAAGAATATGGAGAAAGTTTCGATGATGAGAACTCGTAGGCTTGCATTTGCTCGGCAAAGAGAGATGTCAATGCTTGTTGCTCTTGCAATGACATGTCTACCAGAATGTTCAGCTCAAGGAATCTCAAATATTTCTTGGGCATTGTCCAAAATAGGGGGTGAATTGCTTTACTTGACAGAGATGGATAGAGTTGCAGAAGTTGCCACATCAAAGGTTGGGGATTTCAATTCTCAGAATGTTGCTAATATTGCAGGGGCGTTTGCTTCCATGCGGCATTCTGCTCCAGAACTCTTTGCTGAGTTGTCAAAGAGGGCTTCCACTATTGTCATTACCTTTAAGGGCCAAGAGATTGCTCAACTATTGTGGTCATTTGCCTCACTTTATGAGCCAGCTGATTCTTTGCTAGAATCTTTGGATAGTTCTTTTAAAGGCTGTGACCAGTTCAAGTGCTGCTTAACAAAAGAAATGGCAAACCATGATGAGGTAGCAGACGTTGAAGTAAGCAATGGTGCTTCAGGATCTCCAGCACTTAGCTTTAACAGGGACCAGCTTGGAAACATAGCATGGTCTTATGCTGTTCTTGGGCAAGTTGAGCGACCTTTCTTTGCCAATATATGGAATACTTTGACCAGCTTGGTGGAGCAAAGGCTTTCAGAACAGTATAGGGAAGACGTCATGTTTGCTTCTCAGGTGTATCTTGTAAATCAGTGCTTGAAGCTTGAGTGCCCCCACCTTCAGTTGTCACTTTGTCATGGACTCGAAGAGAAAATAACCCGTGCAGGAAAAACCAAAAGGTTCAATCAGAAAATAACCTCATCTTTTCAGAAAGAAGTTGGACGCCTTCTAATCAGTACAGGGCTTGATTGGGCTAAAGAACATGATGTGGATGGTTACACTGTGGATGTTGCTCTGGTCGAGAAGAAAGTTGCTTTAGAAATCGACGGGCCAACTCATTTCTCAAGAAACTCTG GACTACCATTAGGGCATACAATGCTGAAGCGGCGATATGTTGCTGCTGCTGGATGGAAAGTGGTATCTTTGTCTCTTCAAGAG tggGAAGAACATGAAGGCAGCCACGAACAGCTAGAATATTTGAGGGAGATTCTCAAAG GCTGCATATAG
- the LOC109124661 gene encoding uncharacterized protein LOC109124661 isoform X3 yields the protein MECVVPFRRCFCLNSPEIRHRIVNHSRRHLHISITSSSFASGLWPLSDKKNRFLSPLAQRSFLHRRTGSVEHLPLSMNSSVIGNSEEEVEEEEDDDADWESEFLGEIDPLDIQPPKKRKKQKNSKALDDTEGMDWCVRARKIALKSIEARGLSSRMAEMLPLKKKKKKRSKKVIVNKKEKVKSKSVPEDDFDTDEEDLDIEDGPVEDKMGDLRKRVSSLAGGMFEEKKEKMKEQLAQRLSQFSGPSDRMKEINLNKAIIEAQTAEEVLEVTAETIMAVAKGLSPSPLSPLNIATALHRIAKNMEKVSMMRTRRLAFARQREMSMLVALAMTCLPECSAQGISNISWALSKIGGELLYLTEMDRVAEVATSKVGDFNSQNVANIAGAFASMRHSAPELFAELSKRASTIVITFKGQEIAQLLWSFASLYEPADSLLESLDSSFKGCDQFKCCLTKEMANHDEVADVEVSNGASGSPALSFNRDQLGNIAWSYAVLGQVERPFFANIWNTLTSLVEQRLSEQYREDVMFASQVYLVNQCLKLECPHLQLSLCHGLEEKITRAGKTKRFNQKITSSFQKEVGRLLISTGLDWAKEHDVDGYTVDVALVEKKVALEIDGPTHFSRNSGLPLGHTMLKRRYVAAAGWKVVSLSLQEWEEHEGSHEQLEYLREILKGCI from the exons CGCATCGTCAACCACAGCCGTCGCCATCTCCATATCTCTATCACCTCCTCCTCTTTCGCATCAG GGCTTTGGCCTCTCTCTGATAAGAAGAATCGATTTCTTTCTCCACTCGCGCAGAGAAGCTTCTTGCATCGCCGTACGGGCTCCGTCGAGCACCTTCCTCTTTCCATG AACTCGTCTGTGATTGGCAACTCggaagaagaagtggaggaagaagaggatgatgatgcaGACTGGGAGTCAGAATTTCTTGGGGAGATTGATCCGTTGGATATACAACCtccaaagaagaggaaaaagcagAAGAATTCGAAAGCCCTCGACGACACTGAAGGGATGGATTGGTGTGTCAGGGCAAGGAAAATTGCGCTTAAGTCGATTGAGGCAAGAGGATTGTCTTCTAGAATGGCAGAGATGTTGCctcttaagaagaagaaaaagaaaaggagcaaGAAAGTAAttgtaaacaagaaagaaaaggtcAAAAGTAAAAGTGTTCCCGAAGATGATTTTGAtacagatgaagaagatttGGATATTGAAGATGGACCGGTGGAGGATAAGATGGGGGATTTGCGGAAGAGAGTTAGTTCATTAGCTGGTGGAATgtttgaggagaagaaggagaagatgaaggagcAATTAGCTCAGAGGCTATCCCAGTTTTCAGGACCTTCTGATCGTATGAAGGAAATCAACCTGAACAAAGCTATAATAGAAGCGCAGACTGCTGAGGAGGTACTGGAAGTAACAGCTGAGACTATCATGGCTGTTGCCAAAGGTTTAAGTCCATCGCCATTGTCTCCCCTAAACATTGCTACTGCACTCCACCGAATTGCCAAGAATATGGAGAAAGTTTCGATGATGAGAACTCGTAGGCTTGCATTTGCTCGGCAAAGAGAGATGTCAATGCTTGTTGCTCTTGCAATGACATGTCTACCAGAATGTTCAGCTCAAGGAATCTCAAATATTTCTTGGGCATTGTCCAAAATAGGGGGTGAATTGCTTTACTTGACAGAGATGGATAGAGTTGCAGAAGTTGCCACATCAAAGGTTGGGGATTTCAATTCTCAGAATGTTGCTAATATTGCAGGGGCGTTTGCTTCCATGCGGCATTCTGCTCCAGAACTCTTTGCTGAGTTGTCAAAGAGGGCTTCCACTATTGTCATTACCTTTAAGGGCCAAGAGATTGCTCAACTATTGTGGTCATTTGCCTCACTTTATGAGCCAGCTGATTCTTTGCTAGAATCTTTGGATAGTTCTTTTAAAGGCTGTGACCAGTTCAAGTGCTGCTTAACAAAAGAAATGGCAAACCATGATGAGGTAGCAGACGTTGAAGTAAGCAATGGTGCTTCAGGATCTCCAGCACTTAGCTTTAACAGGGACCAGCTTGGAAACATAGCATGGTCTTATGCTGTTCTTGGGCAAGTTGAGCGACCTTTCTTTGCCAATATATGGAATACTTTGACCAGCTTGGTGGAGCAAAGGCTTTCAGAACAGTATAGGGAAGACGTCATGTTTGCTTCTCAGGTGTATCTTGTAAATCAGTGCTTGAAGCTTGAGTGCCCCCACCTTCAGTTGTCACTTTGTCATGGACTCGAAGAGAAAATAACCCGTGCAGGAAAAACCAAAAGGTTCAATCAGAAAATAACCTCATCTTTTCAGAAAGAAGTTGGACGCCTTCTAATCAGTACAGGGCTTGATTGGGCTAAAGAACATGATGTGGATGGTTACACTGTGGATGTTGCTCTGGTCGAGAAGAAAGTTGCTTTAGAAATCGACGGGCCAACTCATTTCTCAAGAAACTCTG GACTACCATTAGGGCATACAATGCTGAAGCGGCGATATGTTGCTGCTGCTGGATGGAAAGTGGTATCTTTGTCTCTTCAAGAG tggGAAGAACATGAAGGCAGCCACGAACAGCTAGAATATTTGAGGGAGATTCTCAAAGGCTGCATATAG
- the LOC109124661 gene encoding uncharacterized protein LOC109124661 isoform X1, producing the protein MECVVPFRRCFCLNSPEIRHRIVNHSRRHLHISITSSSFASGLWPLSDKKNRFLSPLAQRSFLHRRTGSVEHLPLSMNSSVIGNSEEEVEEEEDDDADWESEFLGEIDPLDIQPPKKRKKQKNSKALDDTEGMDWCVRARKIALKSIEARGLSSRMAEMLPLKKKKKKRSKKVIVNKKEKVKSKSVPEDDFDTDEEDLDIEDGPVEDKMGDLRKRVSSLAGGMFEEKKEKMKEQLAQRLSQFSGPSDRMKEINLNKAIIEAQTAEEVLEVTAETIMAVAKGLSPSPLSPLNIATALHRIAKNMEKVSMMRTRRLAFARQREMSMLVALAMTCLPECSAQGISNISWALSKIGGELLYLTEMDRVAEVATSKVGDFNSQNVANIAGAFASMRHSAPELFAELSKRASTIVITFKGQEIAQLLWSFASLYEPADSLLESLDSSFKGCDQFKCCLTKEMANHDEVADVEVSNGASGSPALSFNRDQLGNIAWSYAVLGQVERPFFANIWNTLTSLVEQRLSEQYREDVMFASQVYLVNQCLKLECPHLQLSLCHGLEEKITRAGKTKRFNQKITSSFQKEVGRLLISTGLDWAKEHDVDGYTVDVALVEKKVALEIDGPTHFSRNSGLPLGHTMLKRRYVAAAGWKVVSLSLQEWEEHEGSHEQLEYLREILKGCI; encoded by the exons CGCATCGTCAACCACAGCCGTCGCCATCTCCATATCTCTATCACCTCCTCCTCTTTCGCATCAG GGCTTTGGCCTCTCTCTGATAAGAAGAATCGATTTCTTTCTCCACTCGCGCAGAGAAGCTTCTTGCATCGCCGTACGGGCTCCGTCGAGCACCTTCCTCTTTCCATG AACTCGTCTGTGATTGGCAACTCggaagaagaagtggaggaagaagaggatgatgatgcaGACTGGGAGTCAGAATTTCTTGGGGAGATTGATCCGTTGGATATACAACCtccaaagaagaggaaaaagcagAAGAATTCGAAAGCCCTCGACGACACTGAAGGGATGGATTGGTGTGTCAGGGCAAGGAAAATTGCGCTTAAGTCGATTGAGGCAAGAGGATTGTCTTCTAGAATGGCAGAGATGTTGCctcttaagaagaagaaaaagaaaaggagcaaGAAAGTAAttgtaaacaagaaagaaaaggtcAAAAGTAAAAGTGTTCCCGAAGATGATTTTGAtacagatgaagaagatttGGATATTGAAGATGGACCGGTGGAGGATAAGATGGGGGATTTGCGGAAGAGAGTTAGTTCATTAGCTGGTGGAATgtttgaggagaagaaggagaagatgaaggagcAATTAGCTCAGAGGCTATCCCAGTTTTCAGGACCTTCTGATCGTATGAAGGAAATCAACCTGAACAAAGCTATAATAGAAGCGCAGACTGCTGAGGAGGTACTGGAAGTAACAGCTGAGACTATCATGGCTGTTGCCAAAGGTTTAAGTCCATCGCCATTGTCTCCCCTAAACATTGCTACTGCACTCCACCGAATTGCCAAGAATATGGAGAAAGTTTCGATGATGAGAACTCGTAGGCTTGCATTTGCTCGGCAAAGAGAGATGTCAATGCTTGTTGCTCTTGCAATGACATGTCTACCAGAATGTTCAGCTCAAGGAATCTCAAATATTTCTTGGGCATTGTCCAAAATAGGGGGTGAATTGCTTTACTTGACAGAGATGGATAGAGTTGCAGAAGTTGCCACATCAAAGGTTGGGGATTTCAATTCTCAGAATGTTGCTAATATTGCAGGGGCGTTTGCTTCCATGCGGCATTCTGCTCCAGAACTCTTTGCTGAGTTGTCAAAGAGGGCTTCCACTATTGTCATTACCTTTAAGGGCCAAGAGATTGCTCAACTATTGTGGTCATTTGCCTCACTTTATGAGCCAGCTGATTCTTTGCTAGAATCTTTGGATAGTTCTTTTAAAGGCTGTGACCAGTTCAAGTGCTGCTTAACAAAAGAAATGGCAAACCATGATGAGGTAGCAGACGTTGAAGTAAGCAATGGTGCTTCAGGATCTCCAGCACTTAGCTTTAACAGGGACCAGCTTGGAAACATAGCATGGTCTTATGCTGTTCTTGGGCAAGTTGAGCGACCTTTCTTTGCCAATATATGGAATACTTTGACCAGCTTGGTGGAGCAAAG GCTTTCAGAACAGTATAGGGAAGACGTCATGTTTGCTTCTCAGGTGTATCTTGTAAATCAGTGCTTGAAGCTTGAGTGCCCCCACCTTCAGTTGTCACTTTGTCATGGACTCGAAGAGAAAATAACCCGTGCAGGAAAAACCAAAAGGTTCAATCAGAAAATAACCTCATCTTTTCAGAAAGAAGTTGGACGCCTTCTAATCAGTACAGGGCTTGATTGGGCTAAAGAACATGATGTGGATGGTTACACTGTGGATGTTGCTCTGGTCGAGAAGAAAGTTGCTTTAGAAATCGACGGGCCAACTCATTTCTCAAGAAACTCTG GACTACCATTAGGGCATACAATGCTGAAGCGGCGATATGTTGCTGCTGCTGGATGGAAAGTGGTATCTTTGTCTCTTCAAGAG tggGAAGAACATGAAGGCAGCCACGAACAGCTAGAATATTTGAGGGAGATTCTCAAAGGCTGCATATAG
- the LOC104700277 gene encoding leucine-rich repeat receptor-like serine/threonine/tyrosine-protein kinase SOBIR1 — protein sequence MAVPTGNADLFLRPLLFTALSFFLLSSSFVSSLELLDIDSSDFKALQVIETELGVNGQRFTSNDVNPCGRRGVSCERRRSAATGEYVLRVTRLVYRSRSLTGAISPVIGRLSELKELTLSNNQLVNAVPVGILSCKQLEVLDLRNNRFSGQIPGNFSSLSRLRILDLSSNKFSGNLNFLKNLRNLENLSVANNLFSGKIPKPIVPFHTLRFFDFSGNRHLEGSVPVMSKIKLQTTPRHTRHILAETPSSNSTKKSNNTTTSKAPKGAPKPEEKKKKKKKSKKKKVAAWILGFVVGAIGGTISGFVFSVMFKLIVAAIKGSGKPSGPSIFSPLIKKAEDLAFLEDEEAIASLEVIGKGGCGEVFKAELPGSNGKLIAVKKVIQPSKDANELADEDSKFMNKKMRQIRSEINTVGQIRHRNLLPLLAHVSRPECHFLVYEYMKNGSLQDILTEVLAGQKELMWPARHKIALGIAAGLEYLHMDHKPRIIHRDLKPANVLLDDDMEARIADFGLAKSMPDAATHLTLSNVAGTVGYIAPEYHQTIKFTDKCDIYSFGVILGVLVIGKLPSDEFFQHTDEMSLIKWMRNIITSENPSVAIDPTLLGQGFDEQMLLVLKIACYCTLDDPKQRPNSKDVRTMLSQIKH from the coding sequence ATGGCTGTTCCCACGGGAAACGCCGATCTCTTTCTCCGGCCTCTACTCTTCACCGCcctctccttttttcttctctcttcttcgttcGTCTCCTCTCTTGAGTTGCTCGATATCGATTCCTCAGATTTCAAAGCTCTTCAGGTCATCGAAACAGAGCTCGGAGTCAACGGTCAACGTTTTACGTCCAATGATGTCAACCCTTGCGGTCGTCGAGGAGTTTCCTGCGAGAGAAGGCGCTCAGCCGCCACGGGAGAATACGTTCTCCGTGTCACGAGGCTTGTATACCGATCAAGAAGCTTGACGGGGGCTATCTCTCCGGTGATCGGAAGGTTGTCGGAGCTAAAGGAACTTACTTTATCTAATAACCAGTTGGTCAATGCTGTTCCGGTTGGTATCTTAAGCTGTAAGCAACTTGAAGTCCTTGATCTTAGAAACAATAGATTTTCCGGTCAGATTCCGGGAAACTTTTCTAGTTTGAGCCGTCTTCGAATCCTTGATCTTTCTTCCAACAAGTTCTCCGGGAACTTGAATTTCTTGAAGAATCTACGCAACCTAGAGAATCTCTCTGTTGCAAACAATCTCTTCTCAGGCAAGATCCCAAAACCAATTGTGCCGTTCCACACTCTCCGGTTCTTTGATTTCTCCGGTAACCGGCATTTGGAAGGTTCTGTTCCGGTTATGAGCAAAATCAAGCTTCAGACAACTCCACGCCATACAAGACACATTCTTGCTGAAACTCCATCTTCAAATTCCACGAAGAAGTCCAACAACACTACTACATCGAAAGCTCCAAAGGGAGCACCAAAAcctgaggagaagaagaagaagaagaagaagagcaagaagaagaaagtagcgGCATGGATCTTAGGGTTTGTCGTTGGAGCCATAGGAGGGACAATCTCTGGGTTTGTCTTCTCGGTGATGTTTAAATTGATTGTTGCAGCGATAAAAGGATCAGGAAAACCATCAGGTCCTTCCATCTTCAGCCCATTGATCAAGAAAGCTGAAGATTTAGCTTTCTTGGAGGACGAAGAAGCGATAGCTTCTCTCGAGGTCATTGGGAAAGGTGGTTGTGGAGAAGTTTTCAAAGCGGAACTACCTGGAAGCAACGGGAAGCTCATCGCCGTGAAGAAAGTGATCCAACCATCCAAAGACGCCAATGAACTTGCAGATGAAGATTCCAAGTTTATGAACAAGAAAATGAGGCAAATTAGATCAGAGATCAATACAGTTGGCCAAATCCGGCATCGGAATCTTCTCCCCTTGTTAGCACATGTGTCAAGACCTGAGTGCCACTTCCTCGTTTACGAATACATGAAGAATGGGAGTTTGCAAGATATACTGACTGAGGTGTTAGCTGGACAAAAAGAGCTAATGTGGCCAGCAAGGCACAAGATTGCTCTAGGTATAGCCGCAGGACTTGAGTACCTTCACATGGATCATAAGCCAAGAATCATTCACAGAGACTTAAAGCCAGCAAATGTTCTTCTCGATGATGACATGGAAGCCAGAATTGCAGATTTCGGGCTGGCAAAGTCAATGCCTGATGCAGCCACACACCTTACGCTCTCAAATGTAGCAGGTACTGTGGGATACATAGCACCAGAGTATCATCAAACTATCAAGTTCACAGATAAATGTGATATCTATAGTTTTGGAGTGATTCTTGGAGTTCTGGTGATTGGGAAGCTTCCTTCAGATGAGTTCTTTCAGCATACTGATGAGATGAGTCTGATAAAGTGGATGAGGAATATAATCACATCAGAGAATCCAAGTGTTGCGATTGATCCAACTTTGTTGGGACAAGGATTCGATGAACAGATGCTTCTGGTTCTGAAAATCGCTTGTTACTGTACTTTGGATGATCCAAAACAGAGGCCGAACAGCAAAGATGTCAGGACCATGTTGTCCCAGATCAAGCACTAG